The Malaclemys terrapin pileata isolate rMalTer1 chromosome 2, rMalTer1.hap1, whole genome shotgun sequence nucleotide sequence AGCTTTGCTTCCTTGGAATACTCTCAATAACAAGATCTGATTATGATATGGTCTACTTAATCATAGACTTCCCTCGTCTAAGGCTGTCTCTGTCTGCATAAAAGCCAATACTTTACTTCACTTTAGAAAGCCACCGACTTCCTGTTTGGGGCCGGAGCATAGTATAGGTATGGAATATTCATAATGTGTTTACCTGCCCTAGTCTTGTTTGTAAACTTATGTTTGTAATTTATATACATAGATGTTATCTCCTGAATATTTAAAACAACATGattctatatattatataggaaTGGAATACAGGAATGTTTTGTTTATAGGGAAAACTCTATTGTTGCTTTAGGCATTATATCCCATTTTTAGTTACTTTGCATCCCCAAGGATGGACTCAGTGGCATATGTAGGTGGATTCAGTCTGTAAACACTTCAGTACAAGAAAGCAGTGTTGTTTTTCCTCTCCACAATCCTTcacctttccattttttttctgtgtggttAAGCTGAGCAAGTTGTTGAGGCTCTAATTTGGCTTGTGGAATCTGTATTACTGGTTGTGTTTGCAGAGatggcagttagaaaaaacatCTTTTACATGTAAACTGAGTGTATTTGATATGGAACCAGTTAGCGGCAATAGAACTGGAGCCTCATGATGCCATTCTTCTAGAATCACTTTTTAAGAATTGGGCTGTAAATTTGTGTTTTGAGGTCAACAAAATGAGTTCATAGACTTATCAGACAGAGGTGTGAGGGTCTGTGCTGTGCGCATTCGAGGCAGAGCCCAGAACTTGCAGCCCAGGAGTGTGAGGGTAGCTTTAAGCCACCATTGCGCCTTCCCTTCCTGTGCTGCTCCAGAGGCTAGAGAGGCACCCAGTGGGCTTGTCTAAGTCCAAGCAACAGCTGTCTCCCCAGACTGCCCTATTGCTACATTGCTGCCGGCTGCAGCTATGTCCTGCTGTGGCCCACCATGtcctctacaccagtggttctcaaactagggccgccgcttgttcagggaaaggccctggtgggctgggccggtttatttacctgctgcatccgcaggttcgggcgatcgcagctcccagtggccgcagttcaccgctccaggccaatgggagctgcaggaagcggcgcaggctgagggacatactggccgccgcgtcccactgcccccattggtctggagcggcgaactgcggccattGGGAACCTAAGTCTGCTACAGCCCCAACCAGCTGACACGATGTTAAACAGACCGGTCCATGTCAAGTGCAGCCGCCTGTTTAATATCATGTCAGCTAACGTGTGCTGACACAATGTAATTTTCCAGTGTTGAGCACTTGGGACCATTGGAAGATGTTCTGAGCTGCCCACTTGCTTTATGAAAGACTTAATGAGCCTGAGAACTCCAAGATTCAAAAATAAAGGGCAGGGTTCAACCTCAGGAAACACTAGCATTACTCACAGTGCTGGGCTCTGGAAGTGGAAACGGCCTAGCCACACTGtgcccccagccctcacttgctggGAGGTTTTCAACCAGCCACCACAGCTAGAGAAGTGGATGGTGCTGGCTGGAGAGGGGATGTGGCGAGGGGATAATTTATTCAGCATATCCCCCAGAGAAGCCTCAACCATCAGGTTTCCTTTGAGCCTAAGCCACAATTTAAAGCTGTCTTCCTGTAGAGAACTCCTGTGGAGGAGGGCAGTGCACCACTACTTTATccatcctttctcctcccctcaagggctgaattcccctccccagtgtagctGCCAAGCTGGCATGGGAAGGTTCAACATGCACACTTCCAGTTCCTCCACTGACTTGCTACATGACCTTGGATGACTCACCTCTTCCTGCTTCCATTTACCCATTTGTAACTTGGATATAATTGATGAGTTTTTGCAGGGATTAATTAAtggttgcaaagtgctttgggatccagcGATGAAAGACATGATCTACATAGTAATTTTTCTTCTGGCTGATAAGCTATTATTAAAGCAAGTTGGAAGCTTATTTCCATCCTCTCCCATGGAGCTCGCACATTGGCATCTTTTTTTTCATGGCTGTTTGCAGCACTGGGTTTGGATCTGACAAGCCTGAAAAAACCGCCAAGTATTTTTCAGGCGATAAGAGCTTCTTACCTAGTGAACTGTCATACTTCTGGGCTCGCAAAATGGGTGCCATGTGCCTTTAAATAACAGAGTCTGGAAAATGAAAGCTGTAAATCATAGAAAGTTAGTAATCAGATAATATGGCTTAATACCAAAGAAGCAGCCTAGAGCCAGGCATTGTTATTAGATTACTGTAAAACTGTTTAGAGGTACCTTACTATTTCTCTGTGTCAGATTAAAGCCTGTATGTGGATATCAGAAACAGATGAGCTGATAAGTGGATCCCCTGTCCCCCAGATAAATAATATTTTCCTGTTTAAAGTGTGGAGAATCCAACAGCAGTTGTTTGCGTAGTATGACTGTGCAATTGAAAGAATGGTCAGCAGCCCCACTCAGGTAGCTGTGTTTCCACACAAATGTTTATAGCCTGCTTCTAAAGTTACTTACACAGAAAAGAAGTTGTAATGTTCTGTTGTGTTCTATTGTTGTTGAAGTGTCTGTTTTGAGGGAGCTGTTGAAAGTCTGGAATATATCCACAATTTCTCCTAGAGGGTGTGTTTGAAAACACAGGCTGACTTTTAAAGTTCACATGGGACGGGCAGGGGAAGGATGGTTATGATTCATCGTCACTTTTAAAAACAGTATCTCAGTCCTTGAGTTAGAATTTCCATCATGTTTTtactcttcccttttcctttccagGGAGTGAAGCTGATTTTAGCTCTTCAAGCAGCACAGGCAGCATTTCAGCTCCTGAAGTTCATATGTCTGCTGCTGGGAGCAAAAGAGACTCTTTTTCTCGCAAGTAAGCAATGCAATTTATCTTATACTATGAGTGTTGCTTAGTGGAAGGCCAGGCTTATCCACCACTGTTATACCTTTTAAAACAATTTGGACTACAGTGTGTTCTCCGATAGTACTGATGTGGCTTAGAATCTGTGATCTAGGAGAGAACAAATGTGATGTATTTGGAGAATATAAACTGTGATACAGTAGGATCATGTGACCAACAACAGTTCTGTTCATTCATGACATACCTTTGAGATCCTGTCagctacataaaaaaaaaatgtttaacataGAAAGAAGGGGAAACAGCTGGGTGTGTGCTTAGTTAAGTGTAACCATTCAAACCAATTGACCTTAACCTTCTGATCACATCACTTTGTTTTCCTGCTGTGACAAATTGTCAGCTCACCACATGCCTTGCAGGGTCATCATAACATCATTTGTTGAAGGAAAAATGTTGATGCTTGTGTCTTTAATTCCTGTTGCTAAAGATCAAGTTCCACTCCTTTGTATTAATAGGTATAAAATACCTGGTCTTGAAAGGTATGTATTAAAAATGCCTTTGATGAAATATTTCTGTAAGTTGCCTCCACGTCACATGTCAGATACAAACCTagacaaaatttgtatccacatccaatcCGCAGTCTGCAAACATGGTCtatggatatctgcagatttgcggGGCTCTAGCCATACGCACATTGTGCTGTGCCTACACAATCCCTGCTGCTTACAGTCTTTGAGCAGTCAGGGAGGGTTGAAATTGACAAGACGAAATCCCTGCTCTTTGTGGAATCACAAGACTGAAGCTGGCAGGGAGAGTGGAGGGACAGCATGATTCTCATATTTTCAAGTCACCTGAGCTCATCCATGATTATAACATACCCAGCATGCAGGGATTGGTAGCATAATGCCTAACTGAACGAGAATCTGATCTCTGTCTTGGTATTGGTATGCAAATAAACAACAGTTTAGCTCTGTTCATGCTGTATTTAAGGAGAATAGGTAGCTGCTGCAACAGTGGGGTTTTGTGTTTAACTCAAGTGTAATAACTACATGATTAAATCCTAAACCTACTTTATTTCTTACTAGCAGCATGACCTCTTGTTGTAGCTTTAAATATTCCACGCAAGACACCAGCCTTAATTTGCCCTGAAGTCATGATAACAGTCCTTCAAATGCAGCTCTTGGGACAGTCAGGAACTGTGCAGATTCTGgcttgcaaaaaataaataaataaatcaacacATTAGAAATAGTTGTGAGCAAAGAAAATTTAAATAGTCCTTTCCTTTcacttttaattgttttaaaatgtttgcctttGCTGtgttaagaattaaaaaaaaaaaaaaaaagagcagttgGACTTAATTGTGTCACATTTAATTCTGTAGCATTTCAGTGACGTCATAACCACACTCCTGCATTTTATTGTAAGCTGCTTATGAAGTCACACAAACCACAGCACTGCCATGCTGGCTTGCAGCACCACCACGCAACCATCTGTTCCATATAAAGTGTTCATTTGCAGAAGAGGGAGGAAACCAGGTCAGACAGTTTTAAAAGGAAAGGATTTTTGCTTCATGAGTTCTGTAGTATTTTCAATGATGTGTAGTATCCTCCTCATTTTCTGGCTGGATTtcttcttttccatttctttggAAATACGTTTTCACTGTTTGTTACAATTTagaggaacagcttccatgtgggAGAGTGATAGTGACGTTTCATGAAAGTAGCTAGAAGTGTTTACAGACTAAAATGTAACTTTATAAAGAGTTTCCAGAATGTCACAGGTCCTTGCCAGATGCCTGGGTATTGTCCAGCACTGATCGGAGTTGTTTTCAAGCGCAACTAGTGAATAGTTCAGAATGTTTTATTAAGACTGGGGAGGGACATGGACTGTCCTTGGAGGAAGACTTGGAGGAAGCAGCTGTGTTGTCTTGAAGCTCTCCAGGTACTGAGCTATTTCAGCATTCCCTCAGTCAGGTTCAGACCATATCTAAGTATATCCATAGTTGGCAGTGACCGTTTGAAGTACACTATGCCGAAAAGGCAAAGGAACAGTGCTTCAAGCAAAACGTCTTTTTACTGGCCACTATGACCTCTCAGGCCACTTGCTAAGGATCAAGAAGTCTTGCTACAAGCCTTAATTTGCCCCCAAGGACAGGGGTCCTGCTACAAGCCTGACTGAGGAAGTCTCTTGGTAAATACCAAATTAGACTGCAGTCTTCTAATTACTTGAGTGTAGACCAGAAAACTTAAATGTGCAGCTTGCTAACTTAGATGGGTGTAGTGGGAATGAGGAGAGTAGGGTGGAATCAGAAACCTAAGTATAGAAAGATAGATCTTGTAATTTTCTCTAAACCATCTGATTCTGACTAACTGCTTCATGGTCAGTGAAAGATACATGATACCTGGAGATGATAAAGGCATGTCTAAACTGCAACTGGAAGTGTAATTTTCATCTCAGGTACATGTAcatgtgctaaaaacagcagtgtaggtgTGGTGAGACAATGGGCTAGCTGCTCCAGGTACAATCTTACCTGAGATCCTAGGTATGTATCCAGGAGGCTAGTCCGACCCACCACCAACCATCCCCATGGCTACGCTActatttttaatgtgctagcttgatcaaagctagtgAGGGCATGTCTCGAGCTGGAATTTACCCCTCCAGCTCCAGAGTAAAAatatgtggagatatacctatctcatagaactggaagggactctgaaaggtaATTGAAtccacccccctgccttcactagcaggaccaaatactgattttgccccagattcctaggtggccccctcaaggactgaactcacaaccctgggtttaagcaggccaatgctcaaagcactgagctatccctcccgccctCAGACCTTCTACTCCCCAGCTgctctgatttattttatagagTATCATGGGGTGACCTTATAGCAGGACATGCTGTGAGTTGCATGGTGCAGTATAACCCAACAAACCTTACTCATTTTGGTTTGCCTTCAGTCGTGGCCCTCATGGACGGAATAATGGATCTTCATCATACAAGTCTGGAGCCAGTCCGCCTACTTCTCGTGAGAAGGACCTATTGTCAGTACTGTGCAGAAATCAGCTGAGTCCTGTTAACATCAATCAGAATTATGGGGCTTCTTCAGCCAGTAGCAGTAACTCAGGTTCATACAAGGGAAGTGATAGCAGCCCAGTTATGAGGCAAGTGCTTGTTCCTTTCTCCCAGTTTTAATTCTGTTATCTTATCCTCACCATTCTGTACTGTGGGATCAGTCCTCTGACTGGAGAATAAAACATCTTGCACCTCAGTGCCACTGTGTAGATTTACAGGCAGGGACTGTGGTATTGGTAAAGGGTTAGTCAGGAACACACTCCATCCTACTTTCTTGCCACCATGGAAACGTGATCACCTCAATGTCACAAGATATATGGTCTCCACTAGCCTAAGGGCTGTATCAGCCAGATTTCACATCCAAGTCTGATGCTTTCATGTAGTAGTACGTGGTTTAGTGCTCTTTGCTCTTGCTTCACACACACTAACTCCCATTAACTAAAGAGGAAGTTGAGTGTGGAGTGGAAGCAGAAGTTAATGTCTACTcaaggctagatccacaaagggatttaggtacctGACTGACATTTTAAGTGGCTAAATTCAAAATTAGATCTTGAAACATGCCTGTTCGGCTGCTGCCTGTAGACACTTGCATTCCCCCAGCACTTACGTTTCTGCTCATTAAAGTCCCCTAGGAGCCTTAATTTCTCCCACTGGGCAGGTGCACGGCCATCTAAGTCCTGCTGCCTGGGCACCTAGATCACCCTAAGCCTCAGCACGACCCTCAAACTTAGTgttcccccacctctctctcctgCAGAGCCCAATCTGGTAGATGGCATTAGTTGAAAGGATATTACAATATCCTAGTGGATGAGTTACTTTAGGAGGAAGCCAGTTCAGACTGTGTGTGTGGTTATGCGTACCTGTGCAGACTGAAGGCTAGATCACAAAATAGACTTAGAGACGCAATGCCTAATGTTGTGTTATGGGATATTCAGGGGTGGGTTTCTCAGTCTGTCTTGTTATTTAAATAAATCCATTGGGCTAGAGTGTGAGTGACTCCAtaacccagtgattagggcactcccctgagaggtgggagacccaagttcaaaccCGTGCTcctcctcaggcagaggggggggaTTTGAATCTGAGGGTCTCTCATTCTGGTTGAGTGCTCTTACCACAGGGCTAAAGGTTGCAAAGACACCACCATTGTTTTTTTTACAAGAaagggtttaggcacctaactcaaggAGAGGGTTTGCACCTGTGAAACCTGAGCAAAGACCAGTGCCTCTCTTTGGCCCAGacctaggcatctaactcccttttAGGCCCATCCCTCTCCCTCTGCATTTCCTATTGTCTAACTGAAGTGACTCCCAGCTCagcctgctggcttttgtggctcTTAGGCATCAAACTCTCCCCATGCATGGTATAGGGAGCCTAACTTAGGGCTGTGGATTCCACGAGGTGGCAGGGCACGTAAACATTAGACAGTGCAACTCTAAGTCCATTTTGTGATGTAGCCTTCAGGGTGTGCAAGTACACATAGCCACACACAGTCTGAACTGGCTTCCTCCTAGTAACTCATCCACAAGCTGTAGCTATTGTAATATCCTTTCAACTAATACAATCTACTCAATTAACAGTCTGCTTCCTGCTGAATTCCTAACAACATCATAGTATGCTGCCTTGTCTATATTGGTGTCAGACATCTCTGCCAGTGACCTTACTGCACACTTGTAGAAAGCTTTACCCTATTTTAAGTTAGAGAATGTCTGGGTATTTGAAAGTCAAGTCTAGTCTGGTATAATCGCACTGAATCCAAGTACAGTAAATAGCAAAATTCttattgaagtcactggcaaatgCCTCAAGCACTATGATTTACCAGACTAAGTCACTAATGTTTACTGTGAGATACCCAAATTGAGTCCACTGTAAAATCAACTTTGTGCCAGTCAGGTTTGGTGTGGAATCCATCCTACCTAGGAAGGTAAAGAGTTGCAGGAATAACACTGGGCATTTTTGTTTCAGACGGTCGGTGAGATATACTTCTTGTGGGGAGAATCATGGCATTAAAGCACCACATCCAGAGCAGTATTTGACCCCACTGCAGCAGAAAGAAGTTACAGTGAGACAcctaaaaacaaaactgaaggaaTCTGAGAGCAGACTTCAAGAAAGGTACATCGTctcccagaaaaataatttagggAGAGATGAGATTTATTCAGCAGTTTCCACTCGGGAAAAATCCTGAAGTTCCTACTCCCTTCTTGACTGCAGTGAGTTTTGACTAAGGAGCTTAGAATTTGTCTGTATCTGATTAAATTAAATTGTTTACAGACATTGCAGGTTTCATAACCCGTTCCATGAATGCATACAGTATAGTTAACTTTTGGAAAGGAATCAGTGATCTCCTTTGAGCCTGGACtgctttataaatattttgaagGGATATTTTTTAAGTCAGTCTGATATTGCACCAATAACTTTTGCCCATGCAACTGTTGAGGCCTTCAGACTTGTAACTGTGTTTTCAGGGACTAGCTTTGCGAGTGGCTCAATCAGTTGTCAACTTCAGTCATGCCCAAAGAGTGTATTTCTGCAAATGTGAGAAGTTACTGCACAATATCTTGTCTTGTTCTAAACCTCTTTGTAACAGAAAAAGTCTCTCCCTCCCACAGCAAAAACTCTTTGACAGGAGATCCTGCCTGgttgtgttttggtttgttttactcACAATAAAACTATGTAGTGATGTTCTGCAGAAGAGCAACCACTTACATTACACAACAAGAGATATTTCTTTAATTGAGAGGTTTATGGTTTGGGTCTAAATCATGGTACCTTTGCACAGAGGGACTGTGCAGGGGGTGGCATACAAACAAAGGCGTGGCATAGATCACTTCTCTCATGCTGCCTCTGGAACTTGCTCTGTAGGCCTGACGTGTGGTTAGGTCAGTGAATCTGCTTAGCAGTGGACCAACTTACCTTGCCATCCATTGTACTCATGTTATACCTCTGCCAGTCCACTGTGAAACTGTATTATGTGCATAGGGGTATTGGTCCAACTTTTTGCAGCATCTTTACATCCTCACCATCCCCATGTAATGGAACTTCTCTGAATGCTTTAATTGACCAAAGAACAGAAGTTTTACAGTGATTTTGCTTTTGCCACAGGGAAACAGAAATAGAAGAGCTCAAGTCGCAGCTGGCTCGCATGAGGGAAGACTGGATTGAAGAGGAGTGTCATCGAGTGGAAGCACAGTTGGCCTTGAAAGAAGCAAGAAAGGAGATCAAACAACTTAAGCAGGTTATTGAAACCATGAAAAACAGCTTGGCTGAGAAAGACAAAGGGATTCAGAAGTATTTCATAGACATAAATATCCAAAACAAGAAACTGGAGTCCTTGCTTCAGAGCATGGAGGTGGCTCAGAGTGGCTCTCTGAGGGATGAGCAGTGTATAGAGTATACATGTGAGTCACCTGGTAAGTCTTTAGGTCCAAGTACAATATATTCCAAAATGGTGGGCAGCCTAGTTATGGAGGACCAAACCATGGAGGACAGTAGGCTGTTGCTCAATGATGATATGGCTAATGGGACTGACTTTTTTGAAGAAATTATTCTGGCCGCTACACCTGAATCTGGTGATCCAGCCCTCTTCACTTCCAGTGCTGGGCCTGCTGCCCTAAACCAAAATGCACTTGAAAGGGTCTGTGCTGAAAAAGTAACATCCTCACAGGCAGAGGAGGAGAGCGACAACAGCATGACGATGGAACAGGCCATTCAGACTGATGTGGTGCCGCTCGTTCAGAACATATTCAGATCACAACGTATCAGTTCCATGAGCCCATTTGCTGCCTTAAAGGGATTGGATGGATTTCCTGCTGGATGCTTCAGTGAATCTGCTTTGCTACTGGACTTAAATCCAAGTGATCCAAACTCTGCCATCCTTTTGTCTCCCATGGAGTCTCCAGGTAGCAAGGGGGATGGGAGCGTTAGTGAAAACCGTGTTATGAAGGAACTTGACTTTACAGCCTCTCATGATGAAACATTCAGAAATGTCATTACTGTCTCCCAGGCAGGCATCACGAAAAGGTACTGGAGCAGCAGTTTCCTTGTTGATCTTTTGGCTGTAGCAGCCCCCATTGTACCAACAGTAATGTGGGCATTCAGCACTCAGCGAGGTGGAACGGATCCGATCTATAACATCAGCGCATTGCTTCGTGGCTGTTGCCTGGTGGCGCTACACTCgctgcgtcatgcacctttcaaTATCAAAACCTAAGTGCAGCTGCCCAGTCGTGTGTGCTGGTTGGTGGGGGAAGAATTACAATAGAccataaaagtgtgtgtgtataatggcAGAGTCTGTCTTTTTGCTCCTGAATATTTGATTTGCACTATATTTAGTTGAAAACATGTTTGTTGTTTGAAACTGAAGGAAGGCTCAGTGACGTGGCGGCTTGGTCCTACTAAATGTACTACATGTGTACTTTAGCAAGCATGCTGTCGCTTTTCATTTGTAGTTTGATGTATTGATTCTTACACTAAAAGCTCATACTTCCAAGGCAGCTTCGGGCACGTATTGTATGTCTGGCTTGCTTAGTGCTCTTGTAAAATATATAATTGCCCTAGCATTCCACTGGTCTTGTGTACAAGGGGACTGTAACCAAAAATGCATTCGTGTAGGTTGTTGGGCATCTTG carries:
- the SYBU gene encoding syntabulin isoform X1 codes for the protein MGPLREGSKVSRAGEAAPEPFGRRWRVPGDGPRVTGVQEQKLQQEKEISRSRIPRLLLRPYVSQQQQQKVSPASESPFSEEDSREFNPCSSSGGSARTISSNSFCSDDTGCPSSQSVSPVKTPSDAGNSPISFCTGSDGDYTKKKCNAGTVGEGNTQSVRYKKETKANPVKPGSEADFSSSSSTGSISAPEVHMSAAGSKRDSFSRNRGPHGRNNGSSSYKSGASPPTSREKDLLSVLCRNQLSPVNINQNYGASSASSSNSGSYKGSDSSPVMRRSVRYTSCGENHGIKAPHPEQYLTPLQQKEVTVRHLKTKLKESESRLQERETEIEELKSQLARMREDWIEEECHRVEAQLALKEARKEIKQLKQVIETMKNSLAEKDKGIQKYFIDINIQNKKLESLLQSMEVAQSGSLRDEQCIEYTCESPGKSLGPSTIYSKMVGSLVMEDQTMEDSRLLLNDDMANGTDFFEEIILAATPESGDPALFTSSAGPAALNQNALERVCAEKVTSSQAEEESDNSMTMEQAIQTDVVPLVQNIFRSQRISSMSPFAALKGLDGFPAGCFSESALLLDLNPSDPNSAILLSPMESPGSKGDGSVSENRVMKELDFTASHDETFRNVITVSQAGITKRYWSSSFLVDLLAVAAPIVPTVMWAFSTQRGGTDPIYNISALLRGCCLVALHSLRHAPFNIKT
- the SYBU gene encoding syntabulin isoform X2 → MGPLREGSKEQKLQQEKEISRSRIPRLLLRPYVSQQQQQKVSPASESPFSEEDSREFNPCSSSGGSARTISSNSFCSDDTGCPSSQSVSPVKTPSDAGNSPISFCTGSDGDYTKKKCNAGTVGEGNTQSVRYKKETKANPVKPGSEADFSSSSSTGSISAPEVHMSAAGSKRDSFSRNRGPHGRNNGSSSYKSGASPPTSREKDLLSVLCRNQLSPVNINQNYGASSASSSNSGSYKGSDSSPVMRRSVRYTSCGENHGIKAPHPEQYLTPLQQKEVTVRHLKTKLKESESRLQERETEIEELKSQLARMREDWIEEECHRVEAQLALKEARKEIKQLKQVIETMKNSLAEKDKGIQKYFIDINIQNKKLESLLQSMEVAQSGSLRDEQCIEYTCESPGKSLGPSTIYSKMVGSLVMEDQTMEDSRLLLNDDMANGTDFFEEIILAATPESGDPALFTSSAGPAALNQNALERVCAEKVTSSQAEEESDNSMTMEQAIQTDVVPLVQNIFRSQRISSMSPFAALKGLDGFPAGCFSESALLLDLNPSDPNSAILLSPMESPGSKGDGSVSENRVMKELDFTASHDETFRNVITVSQAGITKRYWSSSFLVDLLAVAAPIVPTVMWAFSTQRGGTDPIYNISALLRGCCLVALHSLRHAPFNIKT